In Moorella sp. Hama-1, a single genomic region encodes these proteins:
- the ispD gene encoding 2-C-methyl-D-erythritol 4-phosphate cytidylyltransferase: MPFLSLIIAAAGQGRRLGCGDNKVFLPLAGKAMLAYSLAVAGPSPLVDEIIIVTRPEDIPRCRQVAARDGGDKVRAIVAGGAERQDSIAAALQAVAPAAEWVAVHDGARPFLTAALLERVIMAARTTGAAIVALPVKETLKQGGADGLVTATLDRRGLWSVQTPQVFRREWLDEAYHEAAQRGWQATDDATLVERMGYPVKLVPGEETNIKITTPGDLVLAGALLGGAG, translated from the coding sequence GTGCCTTTCTTGAGTCTGATTATTGCCGCCGCCGGCCAGGGAAGACGCCTGGGCTGCGGGGATAATAAAGTCTTTCTACCCCTGGCCGGCAAAGCCATGCTGGCTTATAGCCTGGCTGTAGCCGGCCCTTCCCCCCTGGTGGATGAAATCATAATCGTTACCCGGCCGGAGGATATCCCCCGCTGCCGGCAGGTGGCGGCCAGGGACGGGGGCGACAAAGTCAGGGCGATAGTTGCCGGCGGCGCCGAACGCCAGGATTCCATCGCCGCAGCCCTCCAAGCCGTGGCGCCGGCAGCAGAATGGGTGGCCGTGCACGATGGTGCACGGCCTTTTTTAACGGCGGCATTGCTGGAGAGGGTGATTATGGCGGCCCGGACCACGGGGGCCGCTATTGTGGCCCTGCCGGTCAAGGAGACCCTCAAGCAGGGGGGGGCAGACGGGCTGGTGACAGCTACCTTGGATCGCCGCGGCCTCTGGTCCGTCCAGACCCCCCAGGTATTCCGCCGTGAATGGCTGGATGAGGCTTACCATGAGGCGGCGCAAAGGGGCTGGCAGGCAACCGACGACGCTACCCTGGTAGAAAGGATGGGTTACCCCGTCAAGCTGGTTCCTGGAGAGGAAACGAATATTAAAATCACCACCCCCGGTGACCTGGTCCTGGCCGGGGCCCTCCTGGGGGGTGCCGGTTGA
- the cysE gene encoding serine O-acetyltransferase, producing the protein MKTLWRRLKKDIEVVFQRDPAAHSLLEVILCYPGFHALILHRLAHACYRRGLILLARIISQINRFLTGIEIHPGAKLGEGIFIDHGMGVIIGETAEVGNNVTLYQGVTLGGTGKEKGKRHPTIGNNVVISAGAKVLGNITIGDNVKIGAGSVVLRDVPPNCTVVGVPGKVVVRNGRKIADAEVSAVDLRHEELPDPVAEMLLCLQRQIQRLEQRVEELEAEKDGHLSLQYPDGKQGRVYTG; encoded by the coding sequence ATGAAGACCTTGTGGCGGCGGTTAAAGAAGGATATTGAAGTTGTCTTCCAGCGGGATCCGGCGGCCCACAGCCTCCTGGAGGTCATCCTCTGCTACCCGGGTTTCCATGCCCTGATCCTCCATCGCCTGGCCCATGCCTGTTACCGCCGGGGCCTGATCCTGCTGGCCCGGATTATCTCCCAGATCAATCGCTTCCTGACGGGTATTGAGATCCACCCGGGGGCCAAACTGGGAGAAGGGATCTTTATCGATCACGGTATGGGTGTCATCATTGGCGAAACAGCTGAAGTGGGCAATAACGTTACCCTTTACCAGGGGGTTACCCTGGGGGGCACCGGCAAAGAGAAGGGTAAACGCCACCCCACCATTGGTAATAACGTAGTAATCAGCGCCGGGGCCAAGGTTTTAGGCAACATCACCATCGGTGACAACGTCAAGATCGGCGCCGGTTCCGTCGTCCTTAGGGATGTACCACCCAACTGCACCGTGGTCGGCGTGCCGGGGAAAGTGGTGGTACGTAACGGCCGCAAAATTGCCGATGCCGAAGTGAGTGCCGTAGACCTCCGCCATGAAGAACTGCCGGACCCGGTGGCGGAGATGCTCCTCTGCCTGCAACGCCAAATCCAGCGTTTGGAGCAAAGGGTTGAAGAACTGGAGGCCGAAAAGGATGGGCATTTATCTCTACAATACCCTGACGGGAAGCAAGGAAGAGTTTATACCGGCTGA
- the cysS gene encoding cysteine--tRNA ligase, whose translation MYLYNTLTGSKEEFIPAEPGRVRMYVCGPTTYNYIHLGNARPMVVFDTIRRYLEYRNYDVFYVQNFTDIDDKVINRAREEQQDPLTIAERYIGEFFTDADALNVKRATLYPRVSQHIDAIIDAIDTLVQRGFAYPAGGDVYFEVAKFPAYGRLSRRTTGEMRAGARVEVNTCKRNPLDFALWKGASPGEPSWESPWGPGRPGWHIECSTMALKYLGPGFDIHGGGADLIFPHHENEIAQAEAQTGCTFARYWLHNGFITINQEKMSKSRGNFFLVRDICSRFRPLAVRLYLLATHYRSPIDFDDDGLQAAEKGLERLENTRRLLGEARCQITGGGAGTATPAGGATLAGRVEELRQEFVTAMDDDFNTARALAALYDLAREINTYLNGTAAIDPVTLKTAATVFEGLGGEVLGLFGRTAGQVDDELLDGLMNLILQVRQEARQRRDWATADAIRDRLKELGITLEDTPRGSRWKRS comes from the coding sequence ATTTATCTCTACAATACCCTGACGGGAAGCAAGGAAGAGTTTATACCGGCTGAACCGGGCCGGGTGCGCATGTATGTCTGCGGTCCGACAACCTATAACTATATCCACCTGGGTAACGCCCGGCCAATGGTGGTTTTCGACACCATCCGCCGTTACTTGGAGTACCGTAACTATGACGTCTTCTATGTACAGAACTTCACCGACATCGACGATAAGGTAATCAACCGGGCCCGGGAGGAGCAACAGGACCCCCTGACCATTGCCGAACGGTATATTGGGGAATTCTTTACGGACGCCGACGCCCTGAACGTCAAGCGCGCCACCCTGTATCCCCGGGTCAGCCAGCATATCGACGCTATTATCGACGCTATCGACACCCTCGTCCAGCGTGGCTTTGCCTATCCCGCCGGGGGGGACGTTTATTTTGAGGTGGCTAAATTTCCGGCCTACGGCCGCCTGTCCCGAAGGACCACCGGGGAGATGCGGGCCGGGGCGCGGGTGGAGGTCAATACCTGCAAACGCAATCCCCTGGATTTTGCCCTGTGGAAGGGGGCCAGCCCGGGGGAACCATCCTGGGAGAGCCCCTGGGGACCGGGGCGGCCGGGATGGCATATTGAGTGCTCGACCATGGCCCTTAAATACCTGGGGCCGGGTTTCGATATCCACGGTGGCGGTGCCGACCTCATTTTTCCCCACCACGAGAATGAGATAGCCCAGGCGGAGGCCCAGACAGGTTGCACCTTTGCCCGTTACTGGCTCCACAATGGCTTTATAACCATTAACCAGGAAAAGATGTCCAAATCCCGGGGCAACTTCTTCCTGGTGAGGGATATTTGCAGCCGTTTCCGCCCCCTGGCGGTGCGCCTCTACCTGCTGGCCACTCATTACCGCAGCCCCATTGACTTTGATGACGACGGCCTGCAAGCAGCCGAAAAGGGCCTGGAGCGCCTGGAGAATACCCGCCGCCTCCTGGGGGAAGCCCGGTGCCAGATAACGGGCGGCGGGGCGGGAACAGCGACCCCGGCCGGGGGGGCCACCCTGGCCGGCAGGGTGGAAGAATTACGCCAGGAGTTTGTGACCGCCATGGATGACGACTTTAATACGGCCCGGGCCCTGGCCGCCCTTTATGACCTGGCCCGGGAGATTAACACCTACCTGAACGGGACGGCGGCCATTGATCCGGTAACCCTGAAGACGGCAGCTACTGTTTTTGAGGGGCTGGGGGGAGAGGTTCTGGGCCTCTTTGGCCGGACTGCCGGGCAGGTGGACGATGAACTCCTCGACGGCCTGATGAACCTCATCCTCCAGGTACGCCAGGAG
- the ispF gene encoding 2-C-methyl-D-erythritol 2,4-cyclodiphosphate synthase, whose translation MMRIGCGYDVHRLVPGRRLVLGGVTIPYTRGLEGHSDADVLLHALADALLGAAALGDIGHYFPPGDPRYRDADSLLLLKEAYRHVRAAGYSLANADTIIIAQEPRLAPYIADMRTRIATTLGVDPGKISVKATTTEGLGFTGRGEGIAAQAVVLLLDSTVAPGL comes from the coding sequence TTGATGCGGATTGGCTGTGGCTATGACGTTCATCGCCTGGTTCCCGGCCGGAGGCTGGTGCTGGGGGGCGTGACTATTCCATACACCCGGGGACTGGAGGGGCACTCCGACGCCGACGTTTTGCTCCATGCCCTGGCCGACGCCCTCCTGGGGGCGGCTGCCCTGGGGGATATTGGCCACTATTTTCCCCCCGGCGACCCCCGCTATCGCGACGCCGACAGCCTGCTCCTGTTAAAGGAGGCCTACCGGCACGTCCGCGCCGCGGGCTATTCCCTGGCCAACGCCGATACCATTATTATCGCCCAGGAACCCCGCCTGGCACCCTATATCGCCGACATGCGAACCCGTATCGCCACCACCCTGGGTGTAGATCCGGGTAAAATAAGCGTCAAGGCCACTACTACCGAGGGGCTGGGCTTTACCGGGCGGGGTGAGGGTATCGCCGCCCAGGCCGTAGTATTGCTCCTTGACAGTACAGTCGCCCCCGGTTTATAA